One genomic region from Jilunia laotingensis encodes:
- a CDS encoding MraY family glycosyltransferase: protein MYYLIILVLLFLAELFYFRIADKCNIIDKPNERSSHTRITLRGGGIIFYFGALVFFLTNSFEYPWFILALTLITFISFVDDIRSTSQGLRLAFHFAAMALMFYQWGLFSLPWWTILVALIVCTGIINAYNFMDGINGITGGYSLIILGTLAYINIKIDFFADQRLILIMLCAVLVFNFFNFRKRARCFAGDVGSVSMAFVILFLIGKLIIKTENFSWVILLVVYGVDSVLTIIHRLLLHENIGLPHRKHLYQIMANELEVSHVMVSLIYMAVQLGIIIGYINCYAYGYTYLVGSIILLSVIYIWFMKKYFSLHLRK, encoded by the coding sequence ATGTATTATCTTATCATATTGGTTCTGCTATTCCTGGCAGAACTTTTTTATTTCCGTATAGCCGATAAATGCAATATAATCGATAAGCCCAATGAGCGTAGTTCGCATACCCGGATTACTTTGCGCGGAGGCGGGATAATTTTCTATTTTGGTGCTTTGGTCTTTTTTCTGACGAACAGTTTCGAATATCCTTGGTTTATATTGGCTTTGACTTTGATTACCTTTATCAGTTTTGTGGATGACATTCGTTCCACTTCCCAAGGTTTGCGTTTGGCGTTTCATTTCGCGGCCATGGCATTGATGTTCTACCAGTGGGGATTGTTTTCGCTTCCTTGGTGGACGATTCTTGTGGCACTGATAGTCTGTACGGGTATCATTAATGCATATAACTTTATGGATGGCATCAATGGAATAACAGGAGGCTATTCTTTAATAATACTGGGTACGTTGGCTTATATAAACATTAAGATTGACTTTTTTGCAGATCAGCGTTTGATCCTTATAATGCTTTGCGCTGTATTAGTCTTTAATTTCTTTAATTTTCGAAAACGTGCCAGATGCTTCGCAGGTGATGTTGGCTCTGTGAGTATGGCTTTTGTTATTTTGTTTTTGATTGGTAAGTTGATTATAAAGACTGAAAATTTTAGTTGGGTTATTTTGTTAGTTGTTTATGGAGTTGATAGTGTCTTGACAATTATTCATCGTTTGCTGCTGCATGAGAATATCGGTTTACCACACCGGAAACATCTATATCAGATTATGGCGAACGAACTTGAAGTTTCTCATGTGATGGTATCTTTGATATATATGGCGGTGCAACTTGGAATTATTATCGGGTATATCAACTGTTATGCTTATGGGTATACATATCTTGTAGGAAGTATTATTCTGTTAAGTGTTATTTATATTTGGTTTATGAAGAAATATTTTAGTTTGCATTTACGGAAATAG
- a CDS encoding NAD-dependent epimerase/dehydratase family protein, with the protein MNILITGIHGFVGTNLVSALKQHHALYGLDIVFPKKEGVAKTYTWHDFEPQSYPMQKLPQFDAIIHLAGKAHDTKNQSQTQVYFDINTGLTQKIFDFFLESNTKKFIFFSSVKAAADSVAGNMLTEDVIPIPVGPYGESKIRAEEYIRQHLSKEKQVYILRPCMIHGPGNKGNLNLLYNVVKKGIPWPLGDFENRRSFTSIDNLCYVLEGLLTRDVASGIYHMGDDEAMSTNELIETMCEVMGKNAHIWRMNRKFMEGCAGLGTLLHLPLNTERLRKLTENYVVSNAKIKKALDIEKMPFTAKEGLVKTIRSFLDSGKI; encoded by the coding sequence ATGAACATACTTATCACCGGAATTCACGGTTTCGTGGGAACCAATCTAGTTAGCGCCTTAAAACAACATCATGCGCTTTATGGATTGGATATTGTATTTCCTAAAAAAGAAGGAGTTGCAAAAACTTATACTTGGCATGATTTCGAACCGCAATCTTATCCTATGCAGAAGCTTCCGCAGTTTGACGCCATCATCCACCTTGCCGGCAAGGCACACGACACTAAAAATCAATCACAAACGCAAGTCTATTTCGATATTAATACAGGATTAACGCAGAAGATATTCGATTTCTTCTTGGAGAGCAATACCAAGAAGTTCATCTTTTTTAGCTCTGTGAAAGCTGCTGCCGACAGTGTGGCAGGAAATATGTTGACTGAAGATGTAATTCCCATACCGGTTGGCCCTTATGGGGAAAGTAAAATCAGGGCGGAAGAGTATATACGACAGCATCTTTCAAAAGAGAAGCAAGTTTACATTCTTCGTCCTTGCATGATTCATGGCCCCGGAAATAAGGGGAATCTGAACTTGCTTTATAATGTAGTGAAGAAGGGTATTCCATGGCCCTTGGGCGATTTTGAAAATCGTCGTTCGTTTACATCGATAGATAATCTTTGCTATGTACTAGAGGGGCTGCTGACCAGGGATGTAGCAAGTGGTATCTACCATATGGGTGATGATGAAGCAATGTCTACCAATGAACTGATCGAGACGATGTGTGAAGTGATGGGGAAGAATGCTCACATCTGGAGGATGAACAGGAAATTCATGGAAGGGTGTGCCGGACTGGGTACGTTACTGCATTTGCCTTTGAATACAGAGCGTCTTCGTAAGCTTACGGAGAATTATGTTGTGAGTAATGCCAAAATAAAAAAGGCATTGGATATTGAAAAAATGCCATTTACGGCAAAAGAAGGATTGGTGAAAACTATTCGAAGCTTTCTAGACTCCGGAAAAATATAA
- a CDS encoding SDR family oxidoreductase translates to MKILVLGATGMAGHTIALYFKEQGYEVHAFSRKPFPYCKWIEGDAFDTEKLKHVVTSGHYNTVINCIGLLNQYAESAPEKAIYINGYLPHQIVAWLKDTPTKFIQMSTDCVFAGNDGPYDEQSLPNGLSYYDRTKALGEVNDDKNLTFRNSIIGPDINKNGIGLFHWFIQQNGIINGFTKAIWTGVTTLTLAKAMDKAIQTNLTGLYNLVNNDSISKYNLLCLFNKHFRNDEIKIEKSGKLVLDKTLICKRNDFDFVVPSYEQMVIDMKEWVNNHKELYPLYI, encoded by the coding sequence ATGAAAATTCTGGTACTTGGAGCTACCGGTATGGCAGGGCATACCATAGCACTTTACTTTAAAGAACAAGGATATGAAGTGCATGCTTTTTCTCGCAAGCCATTTCCTTATTGTAAGTGGATTGAAGGAGATGCATTTGATACTGAAAAACTAAAGCATGTTGTCACCTCCGGTCATTATAATACCGTAATAAACTGCATAGGATTACTCAATCAGTATGCTGAATCAGCTCCAGAAAAAGCTATATACATCAACGGCTATTTACCTCATCAGATAGTAGCGTGGTTAAAAGATACGCCCACAAAATTTATCCAGATGAGTACAGACTGCGTCTTTGCAGGAAATGACGGTCCCTATGATGAGCAATCACTTCCCAACGGCCTGTCATACTATGATCGAACCAAAGCACTTGGTGAAGTAAATGATGATAAAAACCTCACATTTCGTAACTCCATTATCGGTCCAGATATAAATAAAAATGGCATAGGACTGTTCCATTGGTTTATACAGCAAAATGGTATCATTAATGGTTTTACGAAAGCTATTTGGACAGGGGTAACAACACTTACATTAGCTAAAGCTATGGATAAAGCCATACAAACTAACTTAACAGGTCTGTATAATTTAGTAAATAATGATAGTATTAGTAAATACAATCTCCTTTGCTTATTCAATAAGCATTTTAGGAATGACGAAATTAAAATAGAAAAATCGGGTAAGTTGGTTCTGGACAAAACTTTGATCTGCAAGCGTAATGATTTTGATTTTGTAGTACCTTCTTATGAACAAATGGTGATTGATATGAAAGAATGGGTAAATAATCACAAAGAATTGTATCCATTGTACATATAA
- a CDS encoding polysaccharide biosynthesis protein produces the protein MSIFKDKTLLITGGTGSFGNMVLKRFLESDIKEIRIFSRDEKKQDDMRHHLQDQYPPEVANKVKFYIGDVRNRQSVDIVMRGGVDYIFSAAALKQVPSCEFFPMQAVETNVYGTNNVLESAIAHGVKNVVVLSTDKAAYPINAMGISKAMMEKVATAKGRQLGTNAETTICCTRYGNVMASRGSVIPLWVEQIEAGKPITITDSHMTRFMMTLNDAVDLVIYAFEHGENGDLFVQKAPAATLDVLAEALIQTYAKINPKYGETKVKIIGTRHGEKIYETLVTREEMSRAIDMGNYYRIPCDGRDLNYDKVEGGNPDIDKMEEYHSHNTARLDVDGMKELLLKLTFIREDLGLQPRAKAREIRSE, from the coding sequence ATGTCAATATTTAAAGACAAAACTTTGCTGATTACAGGTGGTACTGGCTCATTTGGAAATATGGTTCTTAAAAGATTTCTAGAAAGCGATATCAAAGAAATTCGTATTTTCTCCAGAGATGAGAAAAAACAAGATGATATGCGTCATCATCTTCAGGACCAATACCCGCCAGAAGTTGCCAATAAGGTAAAGTTCTATATTGGAGATGTACGCAATCGTCAAAGCGTAGATATTGTTATGCGCGGTGGTGTAGATTACATATTCTCTGCAGCTGCCCTAAAGCAGGTGCCATCATGTGAATTCTTTCCTATGCAAGCTGTTGAAACCAATGTTTACGGAACAAATAACGTACTTGAATCAGCCATTGCTCATGGTGTAAAAAATGTGGTAGTACTCTCTACCGATAAGGCAGCTTATCCGATCAATGCTATGGGTATCTCTAAAGCCATGATGGAAAAAGTAGCAACTGCGAAGGGACGTCAGCTTGGTACTAATGCAGAGACTACCATCTGCTGTACGCGCTATGGTAATGTGATGGCTTCCCGTGGTTCTGTCATCCCACTTTGGGTGGAGCAGATTGAAGCAGGCAAGCCTATTACAATTACAGATTCTCACATGACTCGTTTCATGATGACATTAAATGATGCGGTAGACTTGGTAATCTATGCTTTCGAACACGGGGAAAATGGTGACCTTTTTGTCCAAAAAGCACCGGCAGCAACACTTGATGTCTTGGCAGAAGCTTTAATACAAACTTATGCAAAGATTAATCCCAAATATGGCGAAACTAAAGTAAAAATTATTGGAACTCGCCACGGTGAGAAAATTTATGAAACTCTTGTCACTCGTGAAGAAATGTCACGCGCTATTGACATGGGTAATTATTATCGTATACCTTGTGATGGACGTGATTTGAATTATGATAAGGTCGAAGGTGGTAATCCTGATATTGATAAAATGGAAGAGTACCACAGTCATAATACCGCCCGTCTCGATGTTGACGGTATGAAAGAACTTCTGTTGAAACTTACATTTATCCGTGAAGATTTGGGTCTACAACCAAGAGCAAAAGCCCGTGAAATACGTTCTGAATAA
- the wecB gene encoding non-hydrolyzing UDP-N-acetylglucosamine 2-epimerase yields the protein MKKIMLVFGTRPEAIKMAPLVKEFQKYPSEFKTIVCVTGQHREMLDQVLQIFEITPDYDLNIMKQGQDLYDVTARVLTGMRDVLKEAQPDVVLVHGDTTTSAASALAAFYQQIPVGHVEAGLRTGNIYSPWPEEMNRLITSRIATYNFSPTQLSKENLLKENTKNETITVTGNTVIDALYMVVGKFKTDSALEAEQATLLNQAGYNVNRLSNGKRLVLITGHRRENFGNGFISICTAIRDLKDKYQDVDFVYPMHLNPNVRKPIHEVFGENLEGIANMFFIEPLDYLSFVYLMEKSNIVLTDSGGIQEEAPGLGKPVLVMRDTTERPEALSAGTVKLVGTDYNRIVNEVSALLDDEIHYNEMSLAVNPYGDGLACGRIVDVLR from the coding sequence ATGAAAAAAATAATGTTAGTCTTCGGAACTCGTCCCGAAGCCATAAAGATGGCTCCCCTGGTAAAGGAGTTCCAAAAATACCCATCCGAGTTTAAAACCATTGTCTGTGTGACAGGACAGCACCGCGAAATGCTTGACCAGGTACTTCAAATTTTTGAAATAACCCCCGACTATGACCTCAATATTATGAAACAGGGGCAAGACCTTTATGATGTTACAGCCCGTGTACTTACAGGTATGCGCGATGTGCTGAAGGAAGCACAGCCGGATGTTGTACTGGTACATGGTGATACAACCACTTCTGCAGCTTCGGCTCTGGCGGCATTTTATCAACAAATTCCGGTAGGTCATGTCGAGGCGGGACTTCGTACAGGCAATATATACAGTCCTTGGCCGGAAGAAATGAATCGATTGATAACCAGTAGAATCGCGACTTATAATTTCTCTCCAACCCAATTGAGTAAAGAGAATCTCCTAAAAGAAAACACCAAGAACGAAACAATCACAGTTACTGGAAATACTGTAATTGATGCTCTTTATATGGTTGTAGGAAAATTTAAAACTGATTCTGCTTTAGAAGCAGAACAAGCCACTCTTTTAAATCAAGCGGGATATAATGTGAACAGACTGTCTAATGGAAAAAGGCTTGTACTAATAACCGGACATAGACGCGAAAATTTCGGAAATGGATTTATCTCAATATGCACTGCAATCAGAGATTTAAAAGATAAATATCAAGATGTGGACTTCGTCTATCCTATGCATTTGAATCCAAATGTCAGAAAACCCATTCACGAGGTATTTGGAGAAAACTTAGAAGGTATTGCAAATATGTTCTTTATTGAACCACTTGACTATCTTTCATTTGTATACTTAATGGAAAAATCCAATATAGTTCTTACCGATAGCGGTGGTATTCAGGAAGAAGCTCCCGGACTTGGCAAGCCGGTGCTGGTGATGCGCGATACGACCGAACGTCCCGAAGCCCTTTCTGCCGGTACCGTAAAACTTGTCGGCACTGATTACAACAGAATTGTTAATGAGGTATCTGCCCTTCTTGATGATGAGATACACTATAATGAAATGAGCCTAGCAGTTAATCCGTACGGAGATGGATTGGCTTGTGGTAGAATAGTTGATGTTTTGAGATAA
- a CDS encoding glycosyltransferase — protein MLKKKILLIAPSSIPTFGAEAIVNKKLIFTLVKSEKFEIDLISQRIKWKHYPVEEQDIPLKSIHIIDNDLRVTPIMIWQHILAFFKFGITFKAIHWAVKALPIAEKLVKQNKYDYILTKDAPSFVIGNYLKHKYGIKWIATWNDPYPGVKYPCPYGKGWSASGNVFDKMCTSAMEGADKYIFPSERLRNHMLKYLNIRLEDTVIIPHVVLDTDNNNVQQGKVLKLLHSGTLQSPRDPETFLRALKLFLLNNPDSNIEVSILGIIEEKGAKLIKQLKLEDVVKLIPPVSYTQSLEILKDYQIALIVEAQCNEGIFLPTKVTDFMQCHKPIFAVSPSVGVLNDMYNNGFVQYFADVTDIDSIANTLENIYSDFSNDKLTNVVLRPNSEFSEKQIIEQYYNL, from the coding sequence ATGCTGAAGAAAAAAATATTATTAATAGCACCTTCTTCCATACCTACATTTGGAGCAGAAGCTATTGTTAACAAGAAACTGATTTTCACTTTAGTAAAAAGCGAAAAATTTGAAATTGATTTAATTTCTCAAAGGATCAAATGGAAGCATTATCCCGTGGAAGAACAAGATATTCCCCTTAAATCTATCCATATTATCGACAATGATTTGCGAGTCACACCTATTATGATTTGGCAGCATATACTGGCATTCTTTAAATTTGGTATTACATTTAAAGCCATTCATTGGGCAGTAAAAGCTCTTCCAATAGCAGAAAAATTAGTTAAGCAAAACAAATATGATTATATCTTGACAAAGGATGCTCCAAGTTTTGTAATAGGAAACTACTTAAAGCATAAATATGGGATTAAGTGGATTGCAACATGGAATGATCCTTATCCGGGAGTAAAATATCCCTGTCCTTACGGCAAGGGATGGAGTGCATCTGGTAATGTTTTCGACAAAATGTGTACATCTGCTATGGAAGGGGCTGACAAATATATATTCCCTTCAGAACGTTTGAGGAACCACATGCTCAAGTACTTAAACATTAGACTTGAAGACACTGTGATAATTCCTCACGTTGTTTTAGATACAGACAATAACAACGTACAACAGGGAAAAGTCTTAAAACTTTTACATTCAGGTACACTCCAATCACCCAGAGATCCTGAAACGTTCCTTCGTGCATTGAAGTTGTTCCTATTGAATAATCCTGATTCTAACATCGAAGTATCAATACTTGGAATTATAGAGGAAAAAGGAGCAAAATTAATAAAACAGCTAAAACTTGAGGATGTTGTGAAGTTAATACCTCCTGTCTCATACACACAAAGTTTGGAGATACTAAAAGACTATCAAATTGCGCTTATTGTTGAAGCCCAATGCAATGAAGGTATTTTCCTTCCCACTAAAGTCACAGACTTTATGCAATGTCATAAACCAATCTTTGCGGTAAGTCCATCTGTTGGTGTGCTTAACGACATGTATAATAATGGTTTTGTGCAATATTTTGCTGATGTAACTGATATAGATTCTATTGCAAATACATTAGAAAATATCTATTCCGACTTTTCAAATGATAAGCTTACTAATGTTGTGCTTAGACCAAATTCAGAGTTCTCCGAAAAACAAATAATTGAACAATATTATAATTTATAA
- a CDS encoding Coenzyme F420 hydrogenase/dehydrogenase, beta subunit C-terminal domain, which produces MFFKSLDKKECCACTVCQHICPTKSISFSDDEEGFKYPQIDHSTCINCGLCERSCPVEHPLYDNNSNPIVYAAKLYNTKELVKSSSGGLFYSIAKAVLSKRGTVYGAAFDENLKLKHCGIENLDDLQPLRGSKYIQSNLGDIFLDVKDQLTSDRWVYFVGTPCQVAGLKSFLKKDYPKLITSDLVCHGVPSQKLFDAHIDYLENKYKRKVLKYQFRNNKNWGGCEIVDFATPKGKSKRLTLPSYELSPYLYSFMYAMTYRHSCYDCKFARIPRQGDITLADFWGANVYFPKMNTNKGVSLVLVNNRKGEIIWNEIADQLENHVSRIEDAAKFNGNLIQRTEKSIYRDDIYKQIENEGYSTIANTVFRSPRYIKVKISNVIIYTPGLNIIHKFYRILKKIFISFKSYFSLHHGNYPK; this is translated from the coding sequence ATGTTTTTTAAATCATTAGATAAGAAAGAATGTTGTGCATGTACGGTCTGCCAACATATTTGCCCTACAAAATCAATTTCTTTTTCAGATGATGAAGAAGGCTTTAAATATCCTCAAATAGACCACTCCACATGTATCAATTGTGGGCTATGCGAACGGAGCTGTCCTGTTGAACATCCCTTATATGACAATAACTCGAATCCTATAGTATATGCAGCAAAATTGTATAATACAAAAGAGTTAGTCAAAAGTTCGAGTGGTGGCTTGTTTTATTCTATAGCTAAAGCAGTTTTATCTAAAAGAGGAACAGTTTATGGGGCAGCTTTTGACGAAAATCTTAAATTGAAACATTGTGGAATTGAGAATTTAGACGATTTACAGCCTTTACGTGGCTCAAAATACATACAAAGTAATCTAGGAGATATTTTTTTAGATGTAAAGGATCAGTTGACTTCCGACCGATGGGTATATTTTGTAGGCACCCCTTGTCAGGTTGCCGGTCTGAAATCTTTCTTGAAAAAAGACTACCCTAAACTGATTACTTCTGATTTGGTATGCCATGGTGTGCCAAGTCAGAAATTATTTGATGCACATATTGATTATTTAGAGAATAAATACAAAAGGAAAGTTTTAAAATATCAATTTAGAAATAATAAAAATTGGGGGGGTTGCGAAATCGTAGATTTCGCAACCCCGAAAGGAAAAAGTAAACGCTTGACATTACCCTCTTACGAATTAAGTCCTTATTTGTATTCCTTTATGTATGCAATGACTTATAGACATTCTTGCTATGATTGTAAATTTGCACGTATACCTCGGCAAGGTGACATAACGTTAGCTGACTTTTGGGGTGCGAATGTGTATTTCCCAAAAATGAATACAAATAAAGGAGTTTCCTTGGTGTTAGTTAATAATAGAAAAGGTGAAATTATTTGGAATGAAATTGCAGATCAACTCGAGAACCATGTAAGTCGTATTGAAGATGCTGCAAAATTCAATGGGAATCTGATTCAGCGAACAGAGAAAAGTATTTATAGAGATGATATATACAAACAGATAGAAAACGAAGGTTATTCTACCATAGCTAATACTGTTTTTCGTAGCCCTCGATATATTAAGGTTAAAATATCGAATGTAATAATATATACCCCGGGACTAAATATCATTCATAAATTTTATAGGATACTCAAAAAGATATTTATCAGTTTCAAGTCATACTTTTCTTTACATCATGGTAATTACCCAAAATAA
- a CDS encoding polysaccharide pyruvyl transferase family protein, whose product MKMKIAFITIHVGSNFGSTLQTIATSEVLKQLGGEPICVNYIPPRVTYKRYWNVAKGSVLRFLRRIIFFPFLYEETNRFSSYLSKYCKVSNKIYADSDFVKKCPKADVYITGSDQVWNTTHNEGLDTHYFFDGIKGKKIAYASSIGKSSVDEQELKWLSQYTKDYHSIYVREESAVDIFKQIGRDVRQVVDPTLMLNRDQWSKYASERWVKEPYLFVYLPYNIKNKQICYDTARKIARKKKLKVITYSHSFYKEPLADHTYLFIGPGDVLSLIYHADYVVTNSFHGLAFSINLNRQFCLYMPSNFSTRISSLANLCGLNERIIDGVISDDLLDKEIDFSSVNDIIQLERVKAITYLSHSLSNK is encoded by the coding sequence ATGAAAATGAAAATTGCATTCATAACTATTCATGTAGGCTCTAATTTTGGCTCAACGCTTCAAACCATAGCAACATCAGAAGTTTTGAAACAATTAGGTGGAGAACCTATTTGTGTGAACTATATTCCTCCTCGGGTAACTTATAAAAGATATTGGAACGTAGCAAAGGGATCAGTATTAAGATTTTTAAGACGAATCATCTTCTTTCCTTTTTTATATGAAGAAACGAATCGTTTTTCAAGCTATTTATCTAAATATTGTAAGGTGTCGAATAAGATTTATGCAGACTCAGATTTTGTTAAGAAATGCCCAAAAGCGGATGTTTATATTACCGGAAGTGATCAGGTTTGGAACACAACACATAATGAAGGATTAGATACCCATTATTTTTTCGATGGAATCAAAGGAAAGAAGATAGCTTATGCTTCGAGTATAGGAAAAAGTAGCGTGGATGAACAAGAATTAAAATGGTTGTCTCAATACACTAAAGATTATCATTCTATCTATGTAAGAGAGGAATCAGCAGTTGATATCTTTAAACAAATAGGGAGAGATGTACGTCAGGTAGTTGATCCGACGCTTATGCTCAACAGAGATCAATGGTCAAAATATGCTTCCGAACGATGGGTTAAAGAGCCCTATCTTTTTGTATATCTTCCATATAATATCAAAAATAAACAAATTTGTTATGACACTGCTCGAAAGATTGCTAGGAAAAAGAAATTGAAAGTAATAACATATTCTCATAGTTTTTACAAAGAGCCTCTTGCCGATCATACTTATTTATTTATTGGTCCTGGTGATGTGCTATCTTTAATATATCATGCAGATTATGTAGTCACAAATTCCTTTCATGGACTGGCATTTTCTATAAATCTTAATCGCCAATTTTGCCTTTATATGCCCTCCAACTTTTCTACGCGAATATCAAGTCTTGCCAATTTGTGTGGATTGAATGAACGAATTATCGATGGGGTAATATCAGATGATTTGTTAGACAAAGAAATTGATTTCTCTTCGGTAAACGATATCATACAACTAGAGCGAGTAAAAGCGATAACCTATTTAAGTCATTCTTTAAGTAACAAATAA